The following nucleotide sequence is from Paraburkholderia flava.
CCAACTTGGCGACTCCCCTACACTAACTTTGAGCTTCGCCGGATGCAGACCATCCGACGATGCAAAACTTATGACGCGAAGCCGTAGAGTGGATGCGAATCCAGGCTTGAGGTGACTGCGCTGTTCCAGCCGACTGGCAGTCTGGCTTGTGCCATCTGCGCTTCGCCGAGACTCTGGAACGCTGCAAAAACACTGGCGCCCGATCCGGTCATCCGCGCGGGTGCGATGTTATCAAACCACTCGAGCACCTGCGCGACTTCCGCGTATTTTCCCACGACAACCGGCTGCATGTCATTTCGGCCGAAACTGTCTGGCCAGCCCGTATTGCAGCTTTGTTGTGCAAGAAAGACCGTGATTGTGAGGGGCTTTGAGTCCCTTGTCAACGCTTTCTCGGAGAAAATCACCGCAGTCGGGACGTGTACTTTCGGGGTGACGACGAGGAAGTGGCGCGCCGGTAACGGCACCGCCTGCAGTGCCTCGCCGACACCCTCCGCGAACGCGTTCTTGCCGAAGACGAAGAACGGCACATCCGCGCCGAGCTTGAGCGCCAGCGTCTGCAATTCGGCGCGCGGCAGATTCAGCTTCCACAGACGATTCAGCGCAAGCAGCGTCGTCGCGGCGTCGGAGCTGCCGCCGCCGAGCCCGGCACCCATCGGCAGGCGCTTGTCGATCTCGATGTCGACCCCTTCGGCCGTACCGGTGTGGGTCTTCAGCAGCATCGCTGCGCGCACCGTCAGGTCGTGTTCGGGCGGGACACCGGCGACTTCGGTGCGGCGGATCACCTGACCGTCGGTGCGGCGCGTGAAATGCAGCGTGTCGCCCCAGTCGAGCAACTGGAACGCGGTCTGCAACGCGTGATAGCCGTCCGGGCGAC
It contains:
- the ispE gene encoding 4-(cytidine 5'-diphospho)-2-C-methyl-D-erythritol kinase, with the translated sequence MIETTDSLRDCLAPAKLNLFLHITGRRPDGYHALQTAFQLLDWGDTLHFTRRTDGQVIRRTEVAGVPPEHDLTVRAAMLLKTHTGTAEGVDIEIDKRLPMGAGLGGGSSDAATTLLALNRLWKLNLPRAELQTLALKLGADVPFFVFGKNAFAEGVGEALQAVPLPARHFLVVTPKVHVPTAVIFSEKALTRDSKPLTITVFLAQQSCNTGWPDSFGRNDMQPVVVGKYAEVAQVLEWFDNIAPARMTGSGASVFAAFQSLGEAQMAQARLPVGWNSAVTSSLDSHPLYGFAS